From the Amycolatopsis thermoflava N1165 genome, one window contains:
- the mihF gene encoding integration host factor, actinobacterial type, with protein MALPTLTPEQRAEALAKAAEARKARSELLASIKSGQQSIDTVLSKAKDDKTIGKTKVTQLLKAVPGLGAVKVAALLEKAGIDPDRRAGGLGERQRAALIDALK; from the coding sequence TTGGCTCTGCCCACGTTGACCCCGGAGCAGCGTGCGGAGGCCCTGGCCAAGGCGGCCGAGGCCCGGAAGGCTCGCTCCGAGCTGCTCGCGTCGATCAAGTCCGGTCAGCAGTCCATCGACACGGTGCTGTCGAAGGCCAAGGACGACAAGACGATCGGCAAGACCAAGGTCACCCAGCTGCTGAAGGCGGTTCCCGGGCTCGGCGCCGTCAAGGTGGCCGCGCTCCTGGAGAAGGCCGGGATCGACCCGGACCGGCGGGCCGGCGGACTCGGCGAGCGCCAGCGCGCGGCATTGATCGACGCCCTCAAGTAA
- a CDS encoding isochorismate synthase, with translation MDARETLEEYTPGDFYFATSRHTIFGSGSRLTFTGTDVPALGDAVPAALAGTPGSLAVGVLPFDTTATPGHLVVPEAVQVAAPAHPAAADLPRMTVDGPDVVRAVPEPVDHAEAVARAVRALSDRGMRKVVLARALDLEFSGEVPVKAVLHNLVKDNPHGYTFAAALPGGRSLIGATPELLLSRSGRRVVSHPHAGSAPRSADPVTDRENAERLAASRKDHVEHAVLTEAIVETLRPFCRDLHVPRTPSLVSTPTMWHLSTMVTGELTDPDVTALHLAGALHPTPAICGSPTEDARQLVGELEPFDRGYYAGTVGWMDANGDGEWAVSIRCAEVSASRLRLYAGGGIVPASDPKAELDETSAKFQTLLRAMGLEL, from the coding sequence GTGGATGCCAGGGAGACGCTCGAGGAGTACACGCCAGGCGACTTCTACTTCGCCACCTCACGGCACACGATCTTCGGGTCCGGCTCCCGGCTGACCTTCACCGGCACCGACGTGCCGGCACTCGGTGACGCGGTCCCGGCCGCTCTGGCCGGGACCCCGGGGTCGCTCGCGGTCGGTGTCCTGCCGTTCGACACCACCGCGACGCCCGGGCACCTCGTCGTGCCCGAGGCGGTCCAGGTGGCCGCCCCGGCGCACCCCGCGGCCGCCGATCTGCCGCGGATGACCGTGGACGGTCCGGACGTCGTCCGGGCCGTGCCCGAACCGGTCGACCACGCCGAGGCGGTCGCCCGCGCCGTCCGGGCCCTGTCCGACCGCGGTATGCGCAAGGTCGTGCTCGCCCGCGCCCTCGACCTGGAGTTCTCCGGCGAGGTGCCGGTCAAGGCCGTGCTGCACAACCTGGTCAAGGACAACCCGCACGGCTACACGTTCGCCGCGGCCCTGCCCGGCGGGCGGTCCCTCATCGGCGCGACGCCGGAGCTGCTGCTGTCCCGCAGCGGGCGCCGCGTCGTGTCGCACCCGCACGCCGGGTCCGCGCCGCGCTCGGCCGACCCGGTCACCGACCGGGAGAACGCCGAACGGCTGGCGGCCTCGCGCAAGGACCACGTCGAGCACGCGGTCCTGACCGAGGCGATCGTCGAGACGCTGCGGCCGTTCTGCCGTGACCTGCACGTGCCGCGGACCCCGTCGCTCGTGTCGACGCCCACGATGTGGCACCTGAGCACCATGGTGACGGGCGAGCTGACCGACCCGGACGTGACGGCGCTGCACCTGGCCGGTGCGCTGCACCCGACGCCCGCCATCTGCGGCTCGCCTACCGAGGACGCCCGGCAGCTGGTCGGCGAACTGGAGCCGTTCGACCGCGGGTACTACGCCGGAACGGTCGGCTGGATGGACGCCAACGGCGACGGCGAATGGGCGGTGTCGATCCGCTGCGCCGAGGTGTCCGCGTCGCGGTTGCGGTTGTACGCCGGCGGGGGGATCGTGCCGGCGTCCGACCCGAAGGCCGAGCTGGACGAGACGTCCGCGAAGTTCCAGACGCTGCTGCGGGCTATGGGCTTGGAGCTGTAG